One region of Clostridia bacterium genomic DNA includes:
- a CDS encoding 4-carboxy-4-hydroxy-2-oxoadipate aldolase/oxaloacetate decarboxylase — MVNREEIEQFSKLPTGNVCDANNKSGNMDFNIKPIDKKSKLVGPAVTVRCQPGDNLIIHEAIYRAQPGSVLVIDAHGYTGAGPMGEIVVIACQERGIAGIVVDGTCRDANDIEELCFPFFCRGFNPGGTVKESWGTINETIQCGGVVVNPGDIVVGDVDGVVVVPKEKAAEVLNKAAAIAEKEIKVREMLRQGKTTLEIYGFDKVIEQKGYK; from the coding sequence ATGGTAAATAGAGAAGAGATAGAGCAGTTCAGTAAACTTCCCACAGGCAATGTTTGTGATGCCAATAACAAAAGTGGAAATATGGATTTTAATATTAAGCCTATAGACAAAAAAAGCAAGCTGGTAGGGCCTGCTGTTACAGTAAGATGCCAGCCTGGAGATAACTTGATAATACATGAAGCTATATATAGGGCACAACCTGGCTCGGTTCTCGTTATCGACGCTCATGGCTACACAGGTGCAGGGCCAATGGGAGAAATAGTAGTTATAGCTTGTCAGGAAAGAGGTATTGCGGGCATCGTAGTTGATGGTACATGCCGTGATGCAAACGATATCGAGGAATTGTGCTTCCCATTTTTCTGCAGAGGCTTTAATCCTGGCGGTACGGTAAAAGAAAGCTGGGGAACTATTAACGAAACTATTCAATGTGGTGGTGTAGTAGTTAACCCAGGCGACATAGTCGTTGGAGATGTGGATGGAGTAGTAGTTGTTCCTAAGGAAAAAGCGGCAGAAGTTTTGAACAAGGCAGCGGCTATAGCGGAAAAGGAAATTAAGGTAAGGGAAATGCTTCGCCAAGGGAAGACGACTCTTGAAATATATGGTTTTGACAAGGTTATTGAACAAAAAGGATATAAGTAG
- a CDS encoding RraA family protein, whose amino-acid sequence MNSVPKIDLSIIEAFKELDTTSVSDALDRLGITGGLLGIKPVVADTAICGQAFTVHYVPCGNVKGTVGDFLDDVEPGQVVVIDNSGRDYCTVWGDLMSIRSTRMGVAGTVIDGVCRDIPAIKKIGYPIFTKGTYMVTGKDRVYVDAVNVPVSISGVQVKAGDIIIGDETGVLVVPMERAGEVLKVSQEIAQKEAFIEEAIKNGSTLRDARAKAGYHQLQTRKD is encoded by the coding sequence ATGAATAGCGTACCCAAAATTGATCTATCAATTATTGAAGCCTTCAAGGAGCTTGATACTACTAGTGTTTCTGACGCTTTGGATCGCCTTGGTATAACAGGGGGGCTCCTGGGCATTAAACCTGTAGTTGCTGATACTGCAATTTGTGGACAGGCATTTACAGTGCACTACGTTCCATGCGGTAATGTGAAAGGAACTGTAGGGGATTTTCTTGATGATGTTGAGCCTGGTCAGGTAGTGGTAATAGATAACTCTGGCCGTGATTACTGTACTGTATGGGGAGACTTAATGTCAATAAGATCAACACGAATGGGTGTGGCAGGAACGGTTATTGACGGAGTATGCAGAGATATACCTGCAATAAAGAAAATAGGATATCCAATTTTTACAAAGGGAACCTACATGGTTACTGGCAAGGACAGGGTTTATGTAGATGCAGTGAATGTGCCTGTTTCTATCTCCGGAGTTCAAGTTAAAGCTGGTGATATCATTATTGGAGATGAGACAGGAGTTCTGGTAGTTCCTATGGAGAGAGCAGGGGAAGTTCTTAAAGTATCACAGGAGATTGCTCAGAAAGAAGCTTTTATAGAAGAAGCAATTAAAAATGGATCTACACTGAGAGATGCCCGCGCTAAAGCAGGTTATCACCAGTTGCAGACACGCAAGGATTAG
- a CDS encoding 4Fe-4S dicluster-binding protein codes for MKDLSVKLGPLTLKNPIIAAGGPLAGTVGHIKDCVDAGFGAIVTKTASTVWYLQRYPRPLYKLIDYKKDNNNAYFVPNDYNWMHREHNSVYPPKQFAKIIKEAAPYAKEHNCSIIGSYSARFMEEWVEIAKLYEEAGCAALELNFCCPFPPEGLAKSPDDVRVGIHYTKHPEEGVAIVKKLKEFVKIPMFVKMSPDGSNFEQVAKMLEEAGADGVTMFANNKVMRVDIETGKPIAYGPAPGTGPGVKALSLRWVAEVSSKCDFAVMGNRGASSWQDAIEFLMSGASAVQYCTPVMIRGLVYVKELLDGMEKFMERRDYNSINEFQGVAMRQMYSNQELVDKVKALYAEVDYSKCTGCKRCSQVCWYDAIKVAKKAIIKKQHCAGCSLCSQVCPVNAISMHERENDIEHFQAMASAHPELVPDFFPDGEK; via the coding sequence ATGAAAGATTTAAGTGTAAAACTAGGACCATTAACTCTAAAGAATCCAATAATAGCTGCAGGTGGACCTCTGGCTGGCACGGTTGGACATATCAAAGACTGTGTAGATGCAGGCTTCGGAGCTATAGTGACTAAAACTGCGTCTACAGTATGGTACCTGCAGAGATATCCAAGACCATTATATAAATTAATAGATTACAAAAAAGATAATAATAACGCATACTTCGTTCCGAATGACTATAACTGGATGCATAGAGAGCATAACTCGGTTTATCCTCCAAAACAGTTTGCGAAAATCATAAAAGAAGCTGCTCCTTATGCTAAGGAACATAATTGTTCTATTATAGGAAGTTATTCTGCAAGATTCATGGAAGAATGGGTTGAGATAGCGAAACTCTATGAGGAGGCTGGGTGTGCAGCATTAGAACTGAACTTCTGTTGTCCTTTCCCTCCTGAAGGATTAGCTAAGAGCCCGGATGATGTAAGAGTAGGTATTCACTACACAAAACATCCTGAAGAGGGAGTAGCGATAGTAAAGAAATTAAAAGAATTTGTGAAGATACCAATGTTCGTAAAGATGAGTCCTGACGGTTCAAACTTTGAACAGGTGGCTAAGATGCTTGAAGAGGCAGGAGCAGACGGGGTAACAATGTTTGCCAATAATAAGGTTATGAGAGTTGATATAGAGACAGGCAAACCTATTGCCTATGGCCCAGCACCAGGTACAGGCCCGGGGGTTAAGGCTCTAAGTTTAAGATGGGTAGCAGAGGTTTCTTCTAAGTGCGATTTTGCAGTTATGGGGAACCGCGGGGCTTCATCTTGGCAGGATGCTATTGAATTCTTAATGTCCGGAGCTTCAGCAGTACAGTATTGCACACCTGTTATGATTCGAGGATTGGTTTATGTAAAAGAACTTCTTGACGGAATGGAAAAGTTTATGGAAAGAAGAGACTATAACAGTATAAACGAGTTCCAGGGCGTAGCGATGAGACAAATGTACAGCAATCAAGAACTCGTTGACAAAGTTAAGGCTCTATATGCTGAGGTTGATTATAGTAAATGTACAGGTTGTAAACGCTGCAGTCAGGTATGCTGGTATGATGCAATAAAAGTGGCAAAGAAAGCAATAATTAAGAAGCAACATTGTGCAGGTTGCAGCTTGTGTAGCCAGGTATGTCCCGTGAATGCAATTTCCATGCATGAAAGGGAAAATGATATTGAACATTTCCAAGCTATGGCTTCTGCGCATCCAGAGCTGGTACCGGACTTTTTTCCGGATGGAGAAAAATAA
- a CDS encoding isocitrate/isopropylmalate dehydrogenase family protein → MRKYTIALIPGDGIGEEVIAAAKEVLEVVQANSGDFKLEFEVYPAGQETYQRLGKALPQETLDGIRNTDAALIGALNANPAPAPSPVGQMRKELDLYADVRPVMSWPGVWSLKPGIDLICIRENTEGFLADRNLHMGNGEFMPTEDVVMSVRVLTRQGSERIAKYAFELARKQNRNKITVIHKANVLRKGCGFFLEIVREIAKSYPDIELTDEYVDNTANQLILCPEKYDIILATNLFGDIISDEAAALVSNLVPSANIGKDCAVFSPVNHDGRMSEAGKDIANPLVHIICAAMMLEHLGEKEAGQTIYKAVKSVLADGVLKPRDLGGNSSTSQITSAICHRIAGNN, encoded by the coding sequence ATGAGGAAGTATACTATTGCACTTATCCCAGGTGATGGTATTGGAGAAGAAGTAATTGCAGCGGCTAAAGAAGTTCTTGAGGTAGTACAGGCTAATTCGGGAGACTTCAAACTTGAATTTGAGGTGTATCCTGCAGGGCAGGAAACATATCAAAGGTTAGGCAAAGCATTGCCTCAAGAGACTCTAGATGGGATAAGGAACACCGATGCTGCTCTTATTGGTGCACTCAATGCTAATCCAGCGCCGGCACCAAGCCCGGTAGGACAAATGCGGAAAGAACTTGATTTATATGCAGATGTTCGTCCGGTGATGTCCTGGCCAGGGGTATGGAGTTTAAAGCCCGGTATTGATCTTATTTGTATACGAGAGAATACAGAAGGATTCCTTGCAGATCGCAACTTGCATATGGGTAACGGAGAGTTCATGCCTACGGAGGATGTTGTAATGTCAGTCAGAGTACTGACACGACAAGGCTCTGAAAGAATTGCCAAATATGCTTTTGAGCTTGCTCGTAAGCAAAATCGAAATAAGATTACAGTAATACACAAAGCTAATGTCCTTAGAAAGGGCTGTGGTTTCTTTCTCGAAATTGTAAGGGAAATAGCAAAAAGTTATCCGGATATAGAACTTACAGATGAATATGTAGACAATACTGCGAACCAACTTATCTTATGCCCGGAGAAATATGACATAATACTTGCGACAAATTTATTTGGAGATATTATTTCCGATGAAGCTGCAGCACTAGTATCAAATCTGGTACCATCAGCGAACATAGGTAAGGACTGTGCCGTATTTTCACCGGTGAATCATGATGGGAGAATGAGTGAAGCAGGGAAAGATATAGCGAACCCATTAGTTCACATAATCTGCGCTGCTATGATGCTCGAACATCTCGGGGAGAAGGAAGCAGGTCAGACTATCTATAAAGCTGTAAAATCAGTTCTCGCAGATGGTGTGTTAAAGCCTCGGGATTTAGGAGGGAATAGTAGTACCTCCCAAATAACATCGGCAATATGTCATAGAATAGCCGGAAATAATTAA
- a CDS encoding 3-isopropylmalate dehydratase large subunit, whose product MGMTIVEKILAKNSGLAEVHPGEIVEARVDTVMLHDIGAPGVQRPLKELGIDKISDNVECVIIPDHFVPAPTVQAAENLKITRNFAVSMGVKDFYDIGRGGVCHQVMAEKGHVRPGQIIAAPDSHATTYGAFGALGTGFGVTDVAIALGTGHLWFMVPETAKIILNGQLGEGVSAKDVILYMLKVFGEARFIYKVIELSGAIIENMSMEGRMCIANLAYELGVKTCIIPPDDITINYLKERTNKEFESILPDADARYCEVVELNLSNLTPMVAAPHSPSNGKTIAEVEGTKIHQAFLGSCTNGRIEDLRIAAALLEGRSVHPDVRMIVTPASQAVHLQALREGIIEVLLKAGACVTNSGCGVCLGGHLGVIAADEVCISSSNRNFRGRMGSVHGSIYLASPATVVASAIMGEITDPRGLGVKLHD is encoded by the coding sequence ATGGGAATGACTATCGTAGAGAAGATTTTGGCCAAAAATAGCGGACTTGCTGAGGTCCATCCTGGTGAAATTGTTGAAGCAAGAGTAGATACTGTAATGCTGCATGATATAGGGGCTCCCGGTGTTCAGAGACCTTTGAAGGAGCTTGGGATTGATAAGATTTCAGATAATGTTGAATGTGTAATTATACCGGACCATTTTGTACCAGCGCCAACAGTGCAGGCTGCAGAAAATTTGAAAATAACCAGAAACTTCGCTGTTTCAATGGGAGTAAAAGATTTCTATGATATAGGACGAGGCGGAGTCTGCCATCAAGTGATGGCAGAAAAGGGCCATGTGAGACCAGGGCAGATTATTGCAGCCCCTGACTCTCATGCTACGACATATGGAGCCTTCGGCGCTTTGGGAACAGGCTTTGGTGTAACTGATGTGGCAATAGCCTTAGGAACTGGACATCTATGGTTTATGGTTCCAGAAACTGCGAAAATCATTTTAAATGGTCAACTTGGAGAAGGCGTAAGTGCCAAGGATGTAATCCTATACATGCTAAAAGTATTTGGTGAAGCCAGGTTTATATACAAAGTTATAGAATTAAGCGGAGCTATTATTGAAAATATGAGCATGGAAGGAAGAATGTGCATAGCAAACTTGGCTTATGAGCTAGGCGTAAAAACGTGTATTATCCCTCCTGATGATATAACAATAAATTACCTAAAGGAGCGCACGAATAAGGAATTCGAATCTATACTTCCAGATGCTGATGCTCGTTATTGTGAAGTTGTCGAACTTAATTTGAGCAACCTCACTCCCATGGTGGCTGCACCTCACAGTCCATCAAACGGTAAAACTATAGCTGAAGTGGAAGGCACCAAGATACATCAGGCTTTCCTCGGTTCATGCACTAATGGAAGAATTGAGGATTTAAGAATAGCAGCAGCCCTCCTTGAAGGCAGGTCGGTACACCCTGATGTACGCATGATAGTAACTCCAGCCTCTCAGGCAGTTCATTTGCAGGCTTTGAGAGAAGGAATCATAGAGGTGCTACTTAAAGCAGGAGCCTGTGTAACCAATTCTGGCTGTGGAGTATGCCTTGGAGGACACTTGGGGGTCATTGCAGCTGATGAGGTATGCATATCATCCTCTAACCGTAATTTCCGGGGGAGGATGGGAAGTGTACATGGTTCCATATATCTTGCCTCACCTGCTACAGTAGTTGCTTCTGCAATTATGGGAGAGATTACAGACCCAAGAGGTTTGGGGGTGAAGTTGCATGATTAG
- a CDS encoding 3-isopropylmalate dehydratase small subunit has translation MIRAKVWKYGKNIDTEEIYPARYLVHFDPKEVAKHAMEDIDPQFSQRVKPGDIIVAGDNFGCGSAREQAAMTLKYAEVGAIIADSISRAFYRNCVNNGLPVLAMEGISEKVNEGDELEVDLEQGIIVNHTTGTQWKTKPAPKLILDIISMGGAIAYYKKNLK, from the coding sequence ATGATTAGAGCTAAGGTTTGGAAATATGGCAAGAACATTGATACGGAAGAAATCTATCCGGCAAGGTATTTAGTTCATTTTGATCCTAAGGAAGTAGCTAAGCATGCTATGGAGGATATCGATCCTCAATTCTCCCAGCGTGTTAAGCCTGGAGATATTATTGTAGCAGGAGATAATTTTGGATGTGGCTCCGCAAGAGAGCAGGCAGCCATGACTCTGAAGTATGCAGAAGTAGGTGCAATAATAGCAGACTCTATCTCTAGAGCATTTTATAGGAATTGTGTAAATAACGGACTGCCCGTTCTTGCTATGGAAGGGATTTCAGAAAAAGTCAACGAGGGTGACGAGCTCGAGGTTGATTTAGAACAGGGAATTATCGTCAACCATACAACTGGAACGCAGTGGAAGACAAAACCTGCTCCAAAGCTCATACTCGATATCATATCAATGGGTGGAGCTATAGCGTATTATAAAAAGAATTTGAAATGA
- a CDS encoding UbiD family decarboxylase encodes MPKSLRSYLETLQTLCPEEVVEVKKEVVPKFEATTFLRKLELEGRSPMAVFPHVQNLYGEKSEVALGFNAFASRKKLAVALDLKPEQYKMEPVLELAKRYRNQGIVEVIKPEDAPVKEVIKKGEEVDLYKLPIPTHHSKDGGPYILGASTAMRNPETGVYNLAMLRLHVKSKNRTTIHAELNHHSGMIISSNREAGKETPIAIVVGHHPTFYLGSQWEGPYGRDEYEIASAAMGETLRVVPSETWGEDFMVPADAEMIIEGVVSSDEVDEEGPVGEHTRYYKTIRGGKIDKRLDPVVKITAITYRKNAIYLSNNMAHSDQGFIGSLPKEAVIYERAKGCCPGVTAVYLTPGGVCRYICYISLKQRVAGEAKDAIMASFISDWHIKFAVAVDEDVDIFSDQEVLWAIATRTQPHRRFFIIPEAMGASLDPTVSMESSKPVTSKMGIDATKPYGEPFSEVCEVPLDLLQQIRLEDYI; translated from the coding sequence ATGCCTAAAAGCTTAAGAAGTTATCTGGAAACACTTCAGACATTGTGTCCTGAAGAAGTAGTTGAGGTAAAGAAAGAAGTAGTTCCTAAGTTTGAAGCTACTACATTTTTAAGGAAATTAGAGTTGGAAGGCCGTTCACCTATGGCAGTCTTTCCACATGTACAGAACCTATATGGGGAAAAATCCGAGGTGGCATTGGGATTCAATGCTTTTGCTAGTCGAAAGAAACTTGCGGTGGCACTTGATCTTAAGCCCGAGCAGTACAAGATGGAGCCTGTACTAGAATTGGCAAAACGTTATCGCAATCAAGGGATAGTTGAAGTAATAAAGCCTGAGGATGCTCCTGTAAAAGAAGTTATAAAGAAGGGTGAAGAAGTGGATTTATATAAGCTTCCTATCCCCACTCATCACTCAAAGGATGGCGGTCCATATATATTAGGCGCGTCCACTGCTATGAGAAATCCAGAAACAGGGGTATATAACCTTGCTATGCTTAGACTTCATGTTAAAAGTAAAAATAGAACTACTATACATGCCGAGCTTAACCATCATTCCGGTATGATTATAAGTTCAAATCGTGAGGCAGGAAAAGAGACTCCTATAGCTATTGTAGTAGGACATCACCCTACTTTCTATCTAGGCAGCCAATGGGAAGGCCCTTATGGAAGAGATGAATACGAAATTGCCAGTGCGGCTATGGGTGAAACATTAAGAGTAGTTCCTTCAGAAACATGGGGTGAAGACTTCATGGTTCCTGCGGATGCTGAGATGATAATTGAAGGTGTTGTTTCATCTGATGAAGTTGATGAGGAAGGACCCGTAGGAGAACATACACGCTATTATAAGACAATACGTGGGGGCAAAATAGATAAAAGGCTTGACCCGGTGGTAAAGATTACTGCTATTACTTATAGAAAAAATGCAATATATTTATCAAATAATATGGCGCATTCAGACCAAGGCTTCATAGGCTCACTACCCAAGGAAGCGGTAATCTATGAAAGAGCAAAGGGCTGCTGCCCAGGCGTAACTGCCGTATACCTAACACCAGGCGGAGTGTGCCGCTATATTTGCTATATATCGCTTAAACAGCGTGTTGCTGGTGAGGCAAAGGATGCAATAATGGCTTCCTTCATCAGTGATTGGCATATAAAGTTTGCTGTTGCTGTTGATGAAGATGTAGATATATTCAGTGATCAGGAAGTTCTCTGGGCTATTGCCACAAGAACCCAACCCCACCGCAGATTTTTCATAATTCCTGAGGCTATGGGGGCTAGCTTGGATCCGACAGTAAGTATGGAATCATCAAAACCCGTGACTTCGAAGATGGGGATTGACGCAACGAAACCGTATGGCGAGCCTTTTTCAGAAGTATGTGAAGTTCCGCTTGATCTGCTTCAACAGATTCGCCTTGAAGATTATATTTAA
- a CDS encoding tripartite tricarboxylate transporter substrate binding protein has product MKLNKKKIALVTLFVFLLGSISLVGCAPKPAVEGTAPAVEKTASSDYPSRPVTMLIPHKAGSSTDIMARALQPYLQKYLGEKASVVIENEGGGGGNAAHVKTYKAAPDGYTIEMSAFPSVTLGELVKGGEFKALEYTYLHTVTGGDYNGIFVKYDSPYNDIKSLVEAAKTKKITMSGSGIGTNGHMAMKLLEKSSGTIFEYVSYDGGTEAAVAVAGGHTVSGVGNIVSLKQMVDEKKIKILAVIGANRHPNYPDVPTAVEAGYTDAAMDVCVGVYAPPSLPADIAKALEDALSKAVNDPEFKAQAEKLGSSIVPLGSAEFKKLAENIYNQANMVKDDLKETTK; this is encoded by the coding sequence ATGAAACTTAACAAGAAAAAAATTGCGCTTGTTACACTGTTTGTCTTTTTATTAGGCTCTATTTCATTAGTAGGTTGTGCACCTAAACCAGCTGTTGAGGGAACCGCACCAGCTGTGGAGAAAACTGCAAGTTCAGACTACCCATCCCGACCAGTAACTATGCTTATCCCTCATAAAGCAGGCAGCAGTACTGACATTATGGCTCGTGCTTTACAACCGTATCTTCAGAAGTATCTTGGTGAAAAAGCATCTGTCGTTATAGAAAATGAAGGCGGTGGCGGAGGTAATGCTGCTCATGTGAAAACTTACAAAGCAGCTCCGGATGGATATACTATTGAAATGTCCGCATTCCCTTCTGTTACACTTGGCGAGCTTGTTAAGGGTGGAGAGTTTAAAGCTTTGGAATATACATACTTGCATACTGTAACCGGTGGTGATTATAACGGTATTTTCGTAAAGTATGATTCTCCATACAACGATATTAAGAGCTTAGTAGAAGCAGCAAAAACCAAAAAGATTACAATGTCAGGCTCAGGAATTGGCACAAATGGTCATATGGCTATGAAACTATTGGAAAAGTCATCAGGTACTATATTTGAATATGTATCTTATGACGGCGGAACAGAAGCAGCTGTAGCTGTGGCTGGCGGACACACTGTAAGCGGTGTAGGAAATATCGTATCTCTAAAACAAATGGTAGACGAAAAGAAAATTAAAATATTGGCTGTTATTGGTGCGAATAGACATCCAAATTATCCGGATGTTCCAACTGCTGTTGAAGCAGGATATACAGATGCAGCCATGGATGTTTGCGTTGGCGTATACGCACCTCCAAGCCTGCCTGCTGATATAGCAAAGGCGTTGGAAGATGCTTTAAGCAAGGCTGTAAACGATCCTGAATTTAAGGCACAAGCTGAAAAGTTAGGTTCAAGTATTGTACCGCTAGGCTCAGCAGAGTTTAAAAAATTAGCTGAAAACATCTATAATCAAGCAAATATGGTAAAAGACGATCTTAAGGAAACTACGAAATAA
- a CDS encoding tripartite tricarboxylate transporter TctB family protein → MNITSHANRKKLVDRLFTIAIIVLFTIVIVMTFSLSETAGSVPRLISIIGIVLSVITLVKDFKQNDGKPKNNDAASDENQGMSFIKCFGLLIAYLAAMVVLGFAISTCLMLFFIPIFLKYRNLKINIIFSVITTAVLYFSFTYLFYVRLPVGILFELFL, encoded by the coding sequence ATGAATATCACATCCCATGCAAATCGAAAGAAACTAGTAGACAGATTATTCACAATAGCAATTATCGTTCTCTTTACTATCGTTATTGTGATGACATTTTCATTATCCGAGACAGCGGGGAGTGTACCAAGACTAATCAGTATAATTGGAATTGTACTATCTGTCATTACGCTAGTTAAAGACTTTAAACAAAATGATGGTAAACCAAAAAATAATGATGCTGCTTCGGATGAAAATCAGGGAATGTCTTTTATAAAGTGCTTTGGCTTGTTGATAGCATATTTAGCAGCAATGGTTGTATTGGGATTCGCTATATCCACCTGCCTAATGTTATTTTTTATACCGATATTCCTGAAATACAGAAACCTTAAAATCAATATAATCTTCTCTGTTATAACAACAGCAGTTCTTTACTTTAGCTTCACATACTTATTCTACGTTCGCTTGCCGGTCGGTATTCTGTTCGAGTTATTTTTATAG
- a CDS encoding tripartite tricarboxylate transporter permease, with the protein MENMMSAITNIFSVTNVLYLIIGSVIGLVIGVLPGLGPVFGTALVLPFTFGMSADSALILLSAVYACTAYGDGITSILLNVPGGPGGVALTFDGYPLTRKGRAAEALGALVGSSFIGGLIGVLALIFIAPPMAEFSLKIGPAEYFMLAMFGLSMVAVAGKGDTAKGLILGCLGLLFSFVGMDVITGAERFTFGSNFLEDGISTVSATIGLFALSQVFILAEEGGTIAGEFTLATKPWKGISATLKYWYVTLRSSILGVCIGMVPGIGISTASMLSYVAEKRMAKDPETYGEGNIRGIIAPQAASNACTSGELIPAFALGIPGGATAAIFLAAMTLHGLRPGLSFFTSGGVLVDTVFLGMILAQFVILFFGLTATPLLAKITKVPNAILVPIIVALCFVGAFAVNNNIEDVVVAMVFGVIGYVLFKNKWPVQCLVLGLVLGEIAESNFHRALQISDGSYGIFVQKPISLILFIAIIAILVWTYCGGIIKAKMQNAKA; encoded by the coding sequence ATGGAAAACATGATGTCTGCAATAACTAATATATTCTCTGTGACTAATGTGTTGTATTTGATTATCGGATCAGTAATTGGACTTGTCATTGGTGTGTTGCCTGGGTTGGGTCCGGTTTTTGGCACAGCTTTAGTATTACCATTTACTTTTGGTATGAGTGCTGATTCAGCGTTAATTCTCCTGAGTGCAGTTTATGCATGTACTGCATATGGAGATGGTATTACTTCAATCCTCTTAAATGTGCCCGGTGGACCGGGAGGAGTGGCTCTTACATTTGACGGATATCCTCTTACACGTAAGGGTAGAGCGGCTGAAGCCCTGGGAGCTCTGGTTGGCTCATCCTTCATTGGCGGGTTAATAGGGGTTCTTGCATTAATATTTATTGCACCTCCTATGGCAGAGTTCTCATTAAAGATTGGGCCGGCTGAATATTTTATGCTTGCTATGTTTGGTTTATCAATGGTAGCTGTAGCCGGAAAGGGTGATACGGCAAAAGGACTCATTCTCGGCTGTTTGGGTTTGCTCTTTTCCTTTGTAGGGATGGATGTAATTACAGGAGCAGAAAGGTTCACTTTCGGCAGTAATTTCTTAGAAGACGGGATATCGACTGTAAGTGCCACAATAGGACTGTTTGCCCTTTCTCAAGTGTTTATACTTGCAGAAGAAGGCGGCACAATAGCAGGTGAATTTACTCTGGCAACTAAGCCCTGGAAAGGAATTAGTGCTACATTAAAGTACTGGTATGTTACATTACGCTCATCTATACTCGGGGTTTGCATAGGCATGGTACCAGGAATAGGAATATCTACGGCTAGTATGTTGTCTTACGTAGCTGAGAAGAGGATGGCAAAAGATCCTGAGACTTATGGAGAGGGTAATATTAGAGGTATTATTGCTCCTCAGGCAGCTTCAAATGCTTGTACAAGTGGAGAACTTATTCCTGCTTTCGCACTGGGAATACCGGGAGGTGCTACAGCTGCTATATTTTTGGCTGCAATGACCTTACATGGTCTCAGACCTGGTCTTAGTTTCTTTACATCAGGTGGTGTGTTGGTTGATACAGTTTTTCTGGGAATGATTTTGGCACAATTTGTTATTTTGTTTTTTGGATTAACAGCTACACCGCTATTGGCAAAAATCACAAAAGTTCCAAATGCAATCTTAGTGCCAATAATTGTAGCTCTTTGTTTTGTAGGGGCATTCGCAGTAAATAATAATATTGAAGATGTGGTTGTTGCTATGGTTTTTGGAGTTATAGGATATGTACTGTTCAAGAATAAATGGCCTGTACAGTGCCTAGTTCTTGGCTTGGTACTGGGTGAGATCGCTGAGAGCAACTTCCACCGTGCACTGCAAATCTCAGACGGATCATACGGCATATTTGTGCAGAAACCCATTTCTCTGATTTTATTTATTGCAATTATTGCAATTTTAGTGTGGACTTATTGTGGGGGCATAATTAAAGCAAAAATGCAAAATGCAAAAGCTTAA